TGACTAATATGAACTAAGTAAGAATATATTAATTTCTTAAAAGTAAtaagtcacccaaaaatgaaaattctctcatttaccattcctcatgccatcccagatgtgtatgagtttctttcatctgcagaacacatatgatttttagaagaatatttcagctctgtaggtccatacaatacaagtgaatgggtgccaaaatgttgatgctccaaaaagcacaaaaattcattataaaagtaatatgacttcagtgttttaatccatattttcagaagtgatatgataggtgtgggtgagaaacagatcaatatttaagtcatgttTGCTtgtaattcttctccctgcccagtaggaggcaatatgcatgaataatgtgaatcaccaaaacacaagaagtaaaagttatctgtttctcacacacacacctatcatatcacttttgaagatatactGGTAGTCTTGTGGATTACATTAATGCTGACAAATTTTTGaaccttcaaaattttggcacccatttacttgcattgcatggaccaaaagagttgagaaattcttctaaaaaacttcatttgagttcagcagatgaaagaaagtcatacacacctgggctggcataagggtgagtaaatgatgagagaattttaacattttgggtgaaatattcctttaagcatttttaacataagttaaaatgctcactatatggtaagtattgcatgaaagttgccCTTTTATTAATAACtgtatattaatgatttataatggaTGGATTTGCAAATGACTTAGTAATTAATTAACCTCTTTTTAAACCTACAAACAAAGGGAACGTCAATGTAAAGTTTTACAAGAAATGTgcataataacaacaaaaaagtgtgaagattaaaatatgttaattttCAGCATTAAGGGCTTGTTCCTCAATGACAATTAGAAAGAAAGGAGACCAGGCTTAAATGGAAAATGTATAAGAGGAGGGGAAAACACTAAACAATggttatgttttgtgattttgaACATTCTTCGTTTCTATGGTCGGCTGAGCCTTTCCTTATGAGCATAAGCCCAAccctatttttttatgttattgtgaGCAAACTTCAGATGTCTTTACTGTTAAAGTCATCAAAGCTGATGATTCTCACCTTTGGGTTAATTTTGATAGTGGCGATGTCAGACTTCTTGTCAATGTCTCTGATGGAGGCCTCGTACGTCAGGCCATCATGCAACTGCACTCGTAGTTGCTGGCGGGCGGTTACTGTTGCACTGCTAGTTACCACATGAGCATTGGTCACAATCAGACCGGACTGTGTCATTATGAATCCAGAGCCACTTGACaatggtacatggtggccaaaCAGCGGATGGCTAGACACAAAAATTGAAAGAGTGACTAATTCTAATGTTACACAATATGTtacatactttatttattttctagaaTTGCTTGAACTGAATTCAGCTTGCATACTGTTTGTGAAACCAAACATACCATGCTGAATTCACAATAGTCATCCTTACATTGACCTACGTTgcctgattatttattttttcctcagCAGCAATGAGATctaacaatgtacatttttacatttatgcaggaAGCATTTGTCCTCGTTTTTTTGCtcaaattaaacatattttttgcctTCAAGGTTGCCAAGCTCTAATATATAGCTGAATACATGCAGAAGCAAACAGAAGATTGAAACTGTAGTTACTTTAAGAAGAGCTCAATGTGGACCACAGCAGGGGCAATCTTTTCTACCACATCTGCAATGAAGTTAAACTTGTATCTTGGGCTGTTCAGATGTGCTGGacctaaaaaaaataagaagGAAAAATTGCTCAATTCAATTAGTTAAATCACCTTTACAATACAACACTGTTGTGCATGTACTTTCAATTTCTTTCAAACATATACACATGTAACCCTATATTCTGCAGGCTATAACTTCACATATTTTATAGACCACGTCTCCTGGGCCCAGTTGTTCAGAGGTAATCTGATTGGATTTCGGCTATCGGATTGGATCAAATCTTGAAAATGGGTTGTTCAAAAGAAAAAAGGATTCTGAAATCAGATTAGATCATGTAATGCAGTCTTGGATCTTAACTCTTATGtgtttttcaaaactttttagTAGGATTGGGATACAtttgatcaaaaaaaaaaatcaggattaTCCTGATCCCAACAGAAGGGTGGATGCAGGGTGAATTTCAggaacaaaatgtaataaaaattgtaaaattggtcaaataatataatttatactatatatagactatacttttattttatttttacttgattTGTTTAACCTTTACAGTGATAAAGTAGACATTAGGCTTCATATTAAGCCTttcagtaaagtaaaaaaaattataaaatgaaaaaagatttTGTCCCCATAAAATAATCCCCCCAACAATATCAATATcaagcaaaaataatatatttcatttatcACTGTATTATTACACAATAATTAGAAATGAACCAGTCAGAAGTAGTTGCTAACAATTGCATCCCTTATTGCATGTCCAATCAGTCTGTGCATCATAAACATCATCACAGAGAGGGACATTGCGCCTGGTAGTGATGTTGTGCAGGACAATACAGGCAATAATCTTACCCAACCGCAGCAAACCAAAGCCAGACTTGAAATCCACCTCCTAAAATCATGGCTTCAAAAAGCTGGACTCTCCACAAATGAAGAAGAACTCTGAACGTTCTTTATTTTGTTAACAATTGGTCATTTAgcctttttatgatttaaaacgCGTGTTCAAAATATCCACAATGTATTTGTGAATAATGTATATTTGTTTGctattatttatttgtcatgGGTCAGTTGAAGGGTCTGACTGATTAAAAGAAATTGAAAATGATAGGGGaggtttgtattgttttattgtgctGTTTTCGgtcttttcaaataaaaacagttAAAGTGACTCCACGCTGGCTATTCTACCTGATGTTCTTTACATAGCTAGTAGCCTACATTGTGATATGTAGTCCCATTTAGAGCACTGGTAATCCAGATTTGGTAACCATGAAAAGTTTGTATCTGGATCAGGGTGATCCAATCCAATGTTGCTTAGAAAAACTGGAACAAAAGTTAAATGGATTACCTGATCCTGGATAGCAAAACATGGGATTTCCAAATCCGGATCATTCTGATCCAGACTAAATTTTTGGAACAACTGGACCCTGGAGTTTATTAGCAATACTTGgcaaaactatttattttgctTAATGTTCTAttaataacaatgaacaaaaatgttCTTAATGCTACAGTAACATCCTAATGTTGCTACTTTGTTGGAAAAACTTATGGAGGTTTAAAATCCAAGGTTCTAATTGTTGTATGTGAAGGAAGTCCATCTAATTTGAAATGCAATTGGAGACAGAGTGAATCATTTCCAGAAGTCTGAATCAGGCAAAAACACTTACAGGAACTCAAAGCTAGTGGGGATACAGCAGTCAGTGCTACAACTGACTGACTCAGCTAGAATtaagaatgttgtgtgtgtgtgtgtgtgtgtgtgtgtgtgtgtggtgagagagagagagagagagagagagagagagagagagagagagagagagagagagagagagagagagagagagagggtgtgtacCCATACAAATTATACATGccatttcttactcaaggtggcgctggtGTTTCAGTGAtttacttgatttacatttgcaaagtggaagtaaactatagcaagtgtaacacatgaacagtatgatatgactattgtcatttgagtGTTCTTCTGAAATTCATGAAATTATGTTGTGTGTCTATTAAGACTCATAACTTGCATGAGAAAATACAAATGTGTAGCTTGTGTGTCGTGTAGCTCAATGTGTTTTTGACGGCATTTGCGTCTCATGACATTTCAGTGTTGAAGTCATGAAGCCTGTTCAATATTTGTTGCATCTGTAATTATGAAAAATAGACCAGAATCTATTCTATAATAttctaattgtcttaaaaatgGTCAAATAATGTAGAAGCTTTTTTTCTAGAATATAAGAAGCCATTTAGCTGACACTTTCATCCAAATGTTCAAGGTGATAAGTGATTTTTAAACACGCAACATTTCAGTCAGCACCTCAGATCTTTTACCATACCCCACACCAACCCTGAAAGTGTAATTGAACAGAAATGTAACAGATTGTTCCGATAGTGACTGACCCGAGGTTGATGGTGCACATGGACCCTTGTGCGTTTGGGTTATTACGGGTTGCCCTTGTTGTTGCGCTTTACGCGCGGCTGTCCTCATCTTGCACACATTACCGTAGGTCTTGCCGTCGCTGCCACACACTCTGTGCACCATCTTGCATTGGCAAACACCCTTGGAAACTCGCTTGCCGGCTGGAAATTTACATTCAAGCCCGTCGCCGCACGGAGTGTCATCCTTCCGTCCGCACGGCGTGCCCTCGCTCAGGCTGCACACAAGACAGCAGTTGCAGTGGTCGGGCACATACCCGCTCGGACAGCTCGGGCTCGTACATTTACTCACTTCACACTTGGTTGGACATTTCACCTTCGGCTCGGCCACGACGAAGTCGTGCGCAAACAGCACTGATGCTGTAAACAGTATTATCTGCATTCCGTCTGATTTCAGGTACACTTTGAGAAAACTGCAGTCCAGGTATTTAGTTTGAGTGAGCAACAGTCCAAAACATCCGCAGCAAACACTTCGCTTGAAATGCGCTCCAGTGAAATTCAATAGAGAGCATCACTCGGATGATAACCGATATTAACcgtgaaaactaaacaaaacgcGTAAATAATTAAATTAGATAACTTACTGTTTCATCACCAAAGTTAAAGATCATGTTCTTCTTTATGCTCCTTGTGCTAGCCTTATTagcctgacattttaaaaatacaaaacaatctCACGGATTTCTCACAATCCAAAGACAAATTTGCGTGCTACACTCCCTCCCCTGATTTTGAACAGTGTGAGGTATAAGAGAGGAGGTAGTAAATCGTATTTGTGTTATCACATTGTTAAAATGTCAGCAAACTTAtatatgaaatgtatatatatatatatatctgtctgtctgtctatccatccatcccgaCGCTTGAACCAAACTTCAATAACTCATGTCTACACAGGTCTGTAAACGTATTCCTTTTTGTACTGCTGCTATTCATCCACTCTCATATATGGGTTCTCCTGACACCTTGTGGCGAAtacgtaaaatgtaaaaaataaatgaatcaccCAAAATTAACATTATTGAGTCATAATTCTCTCACTCTAATCacgttccaaatctgtatgactttctatcttgaGGAACGCAATCGTCATTTTAAAAGGGTCCTGactcatgacatgccttttttgttATTTGAATATGTTCACTGAGGTTCGCtttaatattcataaaaatatatatatatatttatatatatatattctttttaaattGCACATCAACTGTCATATTTTGTAAAACTTTCATTTTCCacactctgttttggtgctgcttcacCTTGAAACCACTTTAAACCCTTCAGAGACCTGCTCTCATCTCACTGCTTACCACTACTGGGCTAGGGTACGGAAGTAATAAGGCAAAGTAGTCATTGATGTGTTgatgtggaggcggtcagatgcaaatgtctaccacagtgtgacatcacaatgtgtacGAGAGAATGAGTCATTTAGGCAGCATGGTTTCAAAAAATGCTCTTTGtaagtgaggaggaagttttgggTTCTGAAACGTATATGTCAAAAAATCAAAGAAAACTGGATTTCTCATGCCATGACCCatttaaagaatattccaggCTGTTATTTCAATACAATTACAGTTGATAGTGACTTActtaacagctttaaaaaatatattataaaagtatTCATTGCagtttgtgcatcatattccaagtcctttgaagccatacgataggttttagtgagaaacaacctgaaatcgAAGTTATTAAGTAAAACTATTGATGTCAGTTACACGTGGAGCAGTTCATATGTGTTCACGCAAGAACTTGTGATTTTATCACTAAAAACAATGCATGTTCTCGCATGAACGAGCGTCAATGTGAGCTAGCTTATGTTGTGCAGTCAAGAACCAGTTTCTTAAACAAATGTTGACCGTTTCTGACACAGCCCAATGGCACACTATAAATGGGATACACTGCCACAAAGAAACCAGCCTGTAAAGAGCTTATTATAGGTTTTTCAGCTAAATTTATGCAGTAAAACAATTACGAGACAAAATACAAATCATGAAACTGCAAAATGTAAGAACATaaaaacatgaatacatttttaggCCAACGAgtattgtaattaaaatgttttgtaaatttgACACCTTGCTGCAAGAAAGATTTGACATCTTGCCCCAACCTGAAAATTGTATTTGTTCTGAAAACACAGTTCAACCTATAGTTCCCTTGCCTGAATGTATGTCATGGTGGTTTTACTGTATTGACTTGTTTACACAACAGCTACAGAAACAATATGATAATAGTGGAATTTACAACaaatacagtatttacatttttaactagGTTTTTCAAACCAACATAGAAAACACATTATTGGACTTCTCACTCTAAACTTTAATgctactgatatatatataggcctatatatccCTTGTGACAACTAGACCTGGTCTTCCATATAAAAAGGATTGTTTTTAGCAGTGGTACAGCTGTCTGAAGTAGACTCCATATTTGAAGTTATAGCCTACTGGAGAAACTGACAACTTTTGACCTTCATGTGATGGCCAACATAATGCTTGAAAACAATTTACTGTCTGCAAAATGTCTACAGACAAATCCCGCAGCCGCCATTTTTAAAACCCCCAAAGGAACTGGAACCAGATGTAACATCAAAGCAAATATCACTgtcatttcttttaattattcaCAGAATAAGCGTTAGACCAGGACCAGATCTAGGGGAGTGTTGGGGCGGGTCTTGCCCCTCCAAATTATTCCTATACTCCACCAAGTGCAAATGAAACACAGGATCAAATTACATTGTGCTAACCCTTAACATAACCCTAATGAAATGCACTGGAATGGAAGACATACGCAACCCACAACCTCACAGTCATATCACAAGCTCAACTGATTGAAGTCACCTCAGTCAAATGTAGAAAACTTAGACGTATGGAATAATGTAAGGTccatatgtaaatgtaaagaccattttaagaatgtaaacaaaaacaaattaattagaaTGGCCAAACTTCTTTTCCGGCTTCTTTCAACAAAGTCTAATTGTCTAAATCAGTCAGTCCACTCTTGTAATGTAAGTACATTACAATTGTTGTAATTgttctataataaaaaaaattaaaaaattaaaataaaaaggaaatgttCCACGAATCGATTGTAttcaatttccggtctccagtgtttttacTCGAGTCAGAATAAATCTTAGCGGGTTGTGTAATGTTTAAGTATAACATTTGTACAAATTGTCAATAAACATGACAATACATCACGGAGTCGAGATGATTTGTGTTTTTAAagacagtgcctcacctgagtgtATGACTTGAAGTGATGGTCCAAGTTTACTTACATTGATATTTTATATGAGTTATGACAACTGCAAAAGCAGAGcctgaaatttcatttttaatccaagaaacacttaaatggttgttgttttcCTCTGGCTCGCTGGTTTTGGCAGTTTTTCTTGGagtctcgagaccagaaatataaaacaggcaattagaatcatcaatAGCGCCACCcggtggttgctcaggaaaactgtgaatAGTAGCCTACTATTTTTAGGAAAAAAGTCGTTTCATGGTTATAGTTCAAAGGAATATTTTGGCTTCAGTATAAAttaagctcattcaacagcatttgtggtatcaTGTTGATcactacaaaaaatattttgacacgtccttccttttctttaaaaaaaagcatctattcaagattacagtgaggcacttacaatggaagtgaatggggccagtccaaaaacatcaaaatagtttcaaaagtgtagccacatgatgtaaacattatacagtatgtgaacatgattttagtctgataaaatcaCTATACTTCCCTAATCTGTGAAAAGTGATATTAAATATTACTAAAACTTGGTGTTCATGTAGACATAGCATAAAACAAATCCTGTAGTATGATAAAAATCACACCAGTGAATCCCCTTGTTTTATCATGCTAAAATTATGACAATGTATAACGTTTACATcgtgtggctatacctttgaaaccatgtgtatttaaatgtttctagactggctccattcacttacattgcaacTGCCTTAACAGAATCAGAATGGGCATTATTGCCAAGCGTGGTCCTgtacacaaggatttttttttttgtgataggaTAAACAGgcaagtgcacacagaatattacagtgagacacagaatataaaacaaagagtataaatagacatacaaaaaaaatagGACTGTGGAGAGCGGGGCGGGACGAGTGGTGACTGTGCGGAGGCCGGGATGGAAACCAGCAGCGGATTATCTCACCCAGTGATAACAGCATTAACGGCCGAGAGATAAAGCCATGACGAGAGCTGCAGTCGGGGAGAGATatggggaggagagagagagagagagagagagagagagagagagagagagagagagagagagagagaaagatacaaCAAAGCTGTGTGTCTGGGGAGCTGAAAAGCACCCCGTTGATGTGtgttcatgctgctgaaaagcagCGGTGTTAAATGTTTTAgatacactgaaaagtgttgaCAATAAAGAGGCTGATGTTGGATGTTTGCGGCTCCCGCTTCCTTCAGAGAGTCAAAGAACTTCCTTACCATGACATATAACTTAGAATGGCATATGTATAGTACATGTGCAAGTCTATGTACagatatgagtgaatttacatatgtaaatgagatatgtatttacattatttcaCTATGGGGAATCTTGAAGGccgtttaattgttcatgtggtaaatggcctgagTAAAAACCTGAGTGCCTGGTTGTCCTGGCGCTGAGCACTCTATAGCGCCAGCCAGAGGGAAACAGTTAAATAAGGGAGTGATCAGGGTGTGTCGGGTCCAGAGTCATTCTACCTGcacatttcctcactctggagacatacaggtcttggagggtgggcagggggcaccaataatcctctcagcagtcctgaatGTCCATTGTAGACAGggttgggagtgttacttttgaaaatgtattccaCCAAattttacagaatacatgctataaaatgtaatgaGGAGTGCGtggggatttctcctgaagtccactattaTCTCCACATGGAGCGTGATCAGCTCAAGTTTGTTGTGTCCGTACCAGACAGCCAGCTATTAAATCTCCATCtgtggatgaggccaatgactagtgtcatctgcaaacttcaggagcttgacagaggggtcctttgcagtagtcatttgtgtacagggagaagagcagtagAGAGAgcacatccctgaggagcaccagtactaatagtgagggtcccagaTGTgattttccccagtctcactagctgctgcctatctgtcagaaagctgttgaACCACTGACAGATTGTGGTTGGcacggagagctgggtcagtttggttgagagaagaccAGTCATGATgatattgaaggctgaactgaagacCACAAATAGAATCCTTGCATGAGTCCCAGGTCTGTCAAGGTGTTGTAGGATACAATGCAGTCCCATGCTGACAgaatcatccacagacctg
This genomic window from Xyrauchen texanus isolate HMW12.3.18 chromosome 11, RBS_HiC_50CHRs, whole genome shotgun sequence contains:
- the LOC127651215 gene encoding serine protease HTRA3-like, which produces MQIILFTASVLFAHDFVVAEPKVKCPTKCEVSKCTSPSCPSGYVPDHCNCCLVCSLSEGTPCGRKDDTPCGDGLECKFPAGKRVSKGVCQCKMVHRVCGSDGKTYGNVCKMRTAARKAQQQGQPVITQTHKGPCAPSTSGPAHLNSPRYKFNFIADVVEKIAPAVVHIELFLNHPLFGHHVPLSSGSGFIMTQSGLIVTNAHVVTSSATVTARQQLRVQLHDGLTYEASIRDIDKKSDIATIKINPKRKLPVLSLGHSADLRPGEFVVAIGSPFALQNTVTTGIISTTQRDGKELGILDSDMDYIQTDAIINYGNSGGPLVNLDGEVIGINTLKVTAGISFAIPSDRINKFLDESKDKQKKDITDSMKRFIGIKMVTLTENLVQGLKWHNPDFPDIGSGILVHEVVPDSPAQKGGIETGDVIVKLNGSPLVSTGELKEAIQEDIPLLLEVRRGNDDLLFNIEPQIFMQQQ